Below is a genomic region from Miscanthus floridulus cultivar M001 chromosome 1, ASM1932011v1, whole genome shotgun sequence.
GCGAGTACAAAGCACCGGTAGGGGGGTCAGAGATGCCGAAGGGCCTACGGAGTAGGCTCTGCAGGTGATAAGTATTCCGTACGCTCCTTGTCTCTGTCAACAAGACCCACGTTGAAACGGATGAATACCCCGTCAGTCACTAACTGAGTGCGTGTTTAATTCGCGAATTTTAGAAATTTGGTTGTTGCAGCACTTGCGtttttatttaataattagtgtttaattatagactaattaggcttaaaacgttcgtctcgtaatttttaaccaaactgtgcaattagttttttttttcttctacatttaatactctatacatgtatcgtaagattcgatgtgacgactACTATAACATTTTTTggaaaaaattttggaactaaacaagcactcgcTGCCGAGCTGCAGGTTGCCTACTCTCGCTCGGAAGGCGAAAGCTCTACCGGCCACGCCAATGTCGTGAAGATCTACTGCTCTGCAGCGACAAAGTTGCAAGTGCAGATTCCCAAAGGGAAATGCTCCTAACTGCAACGGGAAGAAGGCAAAGCGCCAACTTTTTTTTCCAACGGGCGCGGGATGAGCTACTACATAAActaaagagaaaaaaaatactacagCCAACGTCATCCAACAATTATTATAGCACTATAATTTTAGAAACAGGCCTACACAGTCAAGTCTCAGTCttaattttaaaaataaatataCGCTACTGCCATCGGCATCAAGTTGGCGCTAATTTTGGAGACAATACTAGGCATAGGTCctaatttttttttaaacaaCATGCCTACTGCCAAGTTGATTGACGTCGCTGATCCGACTTGCGAGTGCGACCACAAAGCCGCCGCAACTAAAATTAGGCCTCGTTCACTCTGCAAAAAAAAAGTGTAGTACCACTTtcatcttatttggtaaatattgtccaatcgtggatcaactaggctcaaaagattcatctcgtgattttcaattaaactgtgtaattagttatttttttttacctacatttaatactctatacaagcggctaaaaattgatgtgatggagagagagtgaaaaaacttggaatttggatggcatctaaacaaggccttatatgAAGAAATGGTTGGCCGACTGGGCCATTTTATAAAATGTTATGTTAATCTTAATATAACTCACCTGACCCTAGCGCTGGCCAAGATAGGAAGACTGCATGTTGCTATCCTCCAACTCCAACGCAAACGCAAGCAGCAAAATTACTAACACGCAAGCATCCCTTGTCACACATGACTGACACCATCAGGCTGCTTAATTAACATATCAAGCTACTTCATCCCTGACGAGAGGCTCCTTATAATGATAGTTAATTATAATTAATAGAAAAACATGGCCGTAGGCCGTGGCAGATGGTGCGGCGACATCATCCGTGCCCCGTAGCAGTGGGACCGCCAGGTGACGCAGATAGAACTGCTACGTGGGAGGTTCCTTGACCATTTGTTGAGCTACATACATCCCTCCAAAGTTATGAACGCTCTCGCATCTCCTCTTGACTTGGTGCCACTATTGGGTGTTAGGAATCTAACTCCCAAACAAATGATGAAAAGATGATTGGATCAGAAAAGAAATCCTTAAAATCACTTCAAATTTATAAGTCCCTCATCTCCTTAAGAAAAAAGAACTGCCGGCGCCCGGACGTCCGATCGGAAAGAGATCCGTTGGATGGTACGGTGGACCGGGCCGATTCATTTCCCCGGCGCGCTCCTGcactccaccccccccccccccccccccccccgctcgcCCGCCCGTGCCTACTTTTCATGCGCCTACCCAGGGTCCCGTGCCCCGTGGGGACCGTTGGCGCCCCTTCCCACTTTCCACgcgcatcccatgtgcaacacctgatctatatttaaaacatccagatgcaacacttgcaacatacgtctgaagacagatgaaacgcttgaaacatgcatgtatagccataaaagtatatgcaacatccagatctccttttgcaacattcaaataaaacacatgcaacataactctgaaacatctgaaacactcaaaacatacgtgtatagccatagcaacatatgcaacatccagatgaaacacttaaaacatacgtctaaaacacttaaaacataggcttgcaacatacatatattgttattgcaacatatgcaacatctcagatctactttgcaacatccacacgaaatacttgaaacataagtctgaaacgcctgaaacacGGCGTCGCAGGCGGCGACGGCCTACCTAGTGAGGAACTACGGTAGCCAGCAAGCTCGGGTCAAGGGGACATCGCTCCTTGCGCTCGCGCCCGTCGGCGTGGCCAGTCGCTCCTCCTACGATTCTCCCGCGCCTGCTCGCGCCCTAGGCTAGCGCTCGTTGGTGCGGCCCCGCTGTTGCTGCTCCAGCGCCCTGCTCGCTTGGCCGCAATCGTCCAGCGCTGTCCGCTCGCAGGGGATGGGGGCGCGGCGGGGAGGAATCAGCCCGGCTAGCACGAGATGCAGGTGCAGCGGCGGTGTCAGAAGTCGTTACTACCTGCAGCTGATGGAGGAGGGATGCCGGTCGCCGTGAccgaacaaagaagagaaaggtAGCAAAAGTCGGCGGCCTAGCTGGCGCGAGTTGCAAGTCatgcggcggcggcagcgacagAGTCGTTTCTTTCGGACTTGGGAATGCATTTTCGGCTCGGCGCGTGCTTTGTGAGGTGGAGTGAGGATTTGTTTTGAGAGAGATGAGGGCCAGTCCGCTGCGCCGCAGGCCTGAGAGCCGCATCCGGACGGAGGTGGCCGAGCATTACCGATACTTCATTCATCGATCTGATCTGATGTTGTAGCTGCTCGAACAGAAGAAAGGATCGGACAGTTGGATCGCAGGCTGCAGTGTAGACAGTGGTAGGCGTGACCGCGACAGCCAGCGTGAGCCCGACACCATGCTTCAACGAAGGTAATGGCTCGGCCTGCGAGCCGGCCTGCGAGTGCGACCGATGGTGGATATGCAGTTGTGCATTTTAGGGCGAACGCGGAAAAATTCTTTTATTACTGTATTTTTCTTGTGAAATTGAATTGATATGTGTAAAATTCCTGTAGGATTCCTATAAAATtcctgtattttttttttcaagaacATGACTTGCATTTCAAACAAACCCTCAGTGGAAACGAGTTAAAAGCCAAATGTCCGTGTTCAGACTTCCAGAGCATGGGTTCATTTGCCGAGTAATGATCACAATTCACATCTATCCGACCTGGATCAATGGAGCTAAAGTTTAGCTCATTCCTTTTAATCACTTTTAGCTTTCTATGgaggctaaactttagcccactCCTTTTCCATTAGCCCCTTCAAGGTGGTTTAAATAGGGCTACAAGTAGTCCTGTAGGACAAAGGACTCATATTACCTCCATCCACCCCGACGCATGGTTGTGCATGCGTAATAAATTAGGGGCAAATTGGTCATTGTAGGGTAAGGGGTGTAGGGTAAAGGGCTAATCTTTAGTACCTTGATCCAAACAGTACctgactaaactttagccccaGAGGATGCAAACAGGGCCTCAACATTCTGGGAAAATAAATGGACAAAGCAACATCAGGATAACTTTCATGAAAACATTACAACAGCTGATGTAAATGACAAATCACGTAGAGTAACAACTGATTATGATAATAGATTCATCTCTCAATCAGAGTAACACATATGCTGAATAGATCTTATTCATCGTTTTGCTGTGCTTCCCACAGTTCCAGACACGAGAATCTCATCTAGGGGAAGATGATCTAGGAGCTAGGACTGATCTTGATAGAAACACTGTTCACGCAGTGGCGCTCATCAGTAGGTGTCTTGAAGCCTTCTCCCTTGAACACATGGCCTAAATGCCCACCGCAAGCTGCACATGTGATCTCTACCCTCCTACCATCAGGATCCGGCTGAAACAATGAAATATACACATTTGAAACAGAGAAAGGAGGGGATGTACGAGGTCAAATTAACGGCTACTGAGGCTTACTGTTCGGTTTATGGCTCCTGGAAGCCCCTCAAAGAATGCAGGCCAGCCACAGCCAGAATCAAATTTTGTGGTGGACTTGTACAGGGGAGTCCCGCAGCCAGCACAGTTATAAACCCCATCGCCATAGAATTTGTTGTACTCTCCTGTC
It encodes:
- the LOC136544682 gene encoding peptide methionine sulfoxide reductase B5-like, whose translation is MASGDNSKQRSEEEWRAVLSPEQFRILRQKGTELPGTGEYNKFYGDGVYNCAGCGTPLYKSTTKFDSGCGWPAFFEGLPGAINRTPDPDGRRVEITCAACGGHLGHVFKGEGFKTPTDERHCVNSVSIKISPSS